A genomic stretch from Candidatus Nitrososphaera gargensis Ga9.2 includes:
- the mqnC gene encoding cyclic dehypoxanthinyl futalosine synthase encodes MQNRLLSDFLKKSDISDILDSALQGRRLGLNDCIRLIKSDDVYSMGLVANTLRQRLYGDTITFINNIILNYTNVCITFCKFCAFYRPPGHEESYTVPVEDIVKRVATSREMFGITQVLIQGGHNPNLKLEYYEDAFRAIKQKCPEVGINGLSPSEVDMIARVERSSTKEVLARLKAAGMDTFAGGGAEILEDRVKQEISPLKIKSHEWLRIMEEAHQLGFKSVATMMYGTVDTEEDRARHIMKIAQLQEKTGGFLVFIPWSFEPNRTEIQAEGKIKYPAGGLLLLKMIAIARIMYYGLIPHLQSSWLTNGIGMAQLALNHGADDFGGTLIGEEVVSATGARSTELTSDRIIAAIKQAGFRVAERDNSYKIIKYH; translated from the coding sequence TTGCAAAATAGACTGCTCTCTGACTTTCTGAAAAAGTCAGACATTAGCGACATTCTTGACAGCGCCCTGCAAGGGCGCAGACTTGGCCTCAACGACTGCATCAGGCTGATTAAATCTGACGATGTTTACTCGATGGGCCTTGTCGCAAACACTCTGAGACAAAGGCTTTACGGCGACACCATCACGTTCATCAACAACATCATCTTGAACTATACCAATGTTTGCATCACATTCTGCAAGTTCTGCGCGTTCTACCGCCCGCCGGGGCACGAAGAGTCGTACACGGTGCCGGTGGAAGACATTGTAAAGCGCGTGGCTACATCACGCGAGATGTTTGGCATAACGCAGGTCCTGATACAGGGCGGCCACAACCCGAACCTGAAGCTGGAATACTATGAAGACGCGTTCAGGGCGATCAAGCAAAAGTGCCCCGAGGTCGGGATAAACGGCCTCTCGCCTTCAGAGGTAGACATGATAGCCAGAGTCGAGCGGAGCAGCACAAAAGAGGTGCTTGCCCGGCTAAAGGCAGCTGGCATGGACACTTTTGCTGGAGGAGGCGCAGAGATATTGGAAGACAGAGTCAAGCAGGAGATCAGCCCGCTCAAGATAAAGAGCCACGAGTGGCTGCGAATAATGGAGGAGGCCCACCAGCTGGGCTTCAAGTCGGTAGCCACAATGATGTACGGCACTGTGGACACGGAAGAGGACCGCGCAAGACACATCATGAAGATAGCGCAGCTGCAGGAAAAGACAGGCGGTTTTCTGGTGTTTATCCCATGGAGCTTTGAGCCCAACAGGACAGAGATCCAGGCAGAGGGCAAGATCAAGTATCCTGCTGGTGGGTTGTTATTATTGAAAATGATCGCAATTGCAAGGATAATGTATTACGGCCTTATCCCGCACTTGCAGTCGTCTTGGCTCACAAACGGCATCGGGATGGCACAGCTAGCACTCAATCACGGTGCAGACGACTTTGGCGGCACACTCATTGGCGAGGAAGTGGTAAGCGCGACGGGCGCCCGCTCGACAGAGCTGACGTCAGACAGGATAATTGCCGCTATCAAGCAGGCAGGGTTCAGGGTCGCCGAGCGCGACAATTCGTACAAGATCATCAAGTACCATTAA
- a CDS encoding 30S ribosomal protein S27ae, producing the protein MADKKAPAKGEVAIYKFYKVSGDKVTRSRRDCPRCGKGTFMAEHKDRFTCGKCGFTEFTHKETAKKGKK; encoded by the coding sequence ATGGCTGACAAGAAGGCTCCTGCCAAGGGAGAAGTTGCAATATACAAGTTCTACAAGGTTTCAGGCGACAAGGTGACGAGGAGCAGGCGCGACTGCCCGAGATGCGGCAAGGGCACCTTCATGGCCGAGCACAAAGACAGGTTCACCTGCGGCAAGTGCGGCTTTACCGAATTTACTCACAAGGAAACCGCCAAGAAGGGCAAAAAGTAA
- a CDS encoding diphthine--ammonia ligase, whose translation MKLAALFSGGKDSTYAIYRAKEIGHQVVCLVTMHPVADDSPLFHYPNSWVTEYLADAMQIPLIGFSVSGRAKEDELKALEGAIAQAKSLYGIEGIAYGGISSNYQKQAFEEICVRLNVAAVAPLWNIEPQKYMNDLVECGFSIIVVGVSVMGLEKEWLGRQIDKEALGRLAALAKKYGFNLTFEGGEAETLVVDCPLFRKKLQINAATTHWDGQRGIFEIRDVSLVEK comes from the coding sequence GTGAAGCTGGCAGCGCTCTTTTCTGGCGGCAAGGACAGCACGTATGCGATCTATCGCGCAAAGGAAATTGGGCATCAGGTGGTGTGCCTTGTCACGATGCATCCTGTTGCTGACGACAGCCCGCTCTTCCATTATCCGAACAGCTGGGTCACCGAATACCTTGCGGACGCGATGCAGATCCCGCTGATCGGGTTCTCGGTGAGCGGCAGGGCAAAAGAGGACGAATTGAAGGCGCTTGAAGGAGCAATCGCGCAGGCCAAGTCGCTTTATGGAATTGAGGGCATTGCCTACGGCGGCATTTCCAGCAACTACCAAAAGCAGGCCTTTGAAGAAATTTGCGTACGGCTAAATGTCGCGGCGGTTGCGCCGCTATGGAACATCGAGCCGCAGAAATACATGAACGATCTTGTCGAGTGTGGCTTTTCAATAATTGTCGTGGGGGTGTCTGTCATGGGCCTTGAAAAAGAGTGGCTGGGCAGGCAGATCGACAAGGAAGCGCTGGGCAGGCTGGCAGCACTTGCCAAAAAGTACGGCTTTAACCTGACGTTTGAGGGTGGCGAGGCCGAGACACTGGTCGTTGACTGCCCGCTGTTTCGCAAAAAGCTCCAAATAAACGCGGCCACTACGCACTGGGACGGCCAGAGGGGAATATTTGAAATACGGGATGTGTCATTAGTAGAGAAGTAA
- a CDS encoding radical SAM protein, with the protein MQKSDTVAGGTPALEKALAGEELSYSDGVQLMKEENLFLLGAAADKARQKLCGDVVTFVASYYLNYTNVCAASCPLCAFYRKGNENDAYTLSTEQIVARSKIAVGQLGATELHIVGGFHPKLGLDYYEKMMKAIKAEFPKVTIKAFTPAEIFFIARLTKNSVKEVLSRLKAAGLDSLPGGGAEIFHKDTRKQIVIGKCSGEEWLDTARQAHELGLRSNCTMLFGHVEKPEHIIDHVIRIRDLHKKTKGFTTFIPLKFSLENTELEQKGLVTAESPSTYDLRVVAVSRLLLANVLNNISVYWVALGKKVAQVALSYGGNDMVGTAFSEEIFKAAGKETGTSTQELASLIKEIKRIPAQRDTFFNIIRRLD; encoded by the coding sequence TTGCAAAAGAGCGATACCGTGGCAGGCGGGACGCCGGCGCTAGAGAAGGCTCTGGCCGGAGAGGAGCTGTCGTACAGCGATGGCGTCCAGCTAATGAAGGAGGAGAACCTATTCCTCCTTGGAGCGGCTGCGGACAAGGCCCGACAAAAGCTTTGCGGCGATGTTGTCACATTTGTTGCGTCTTACTACCTGAACTATACCAATGTTTGCGCGGCCAGCTGCCCGCTCTGCGCGTTCTACAGAAAGGGCAACGAAAACGATGCCTATACGCTGTCGACTGAGCAGATAGTTGCCCGCTCCAAGATAGCGGTAGGGCAGCTTGGCGCTACTGAACTGCACATAGTTGGAGGATTCCACCCAAAGCTGGGGCTTGACTATTATGAAAAGATGATGAAGGCCATAAAAGCGGAATTTCCAAAGGTCACGATAAAGGCGTTCACACCAGCAGAGATATTCTTTATCGCACGACTTACAAAGAACTCTGTCAAGGAAGTGCTCTCCCGGCTCAAGGCAGCCGGTCTCGATTCGCTTCCCGGTGGCGGCGCGGAGATCTTTCACAAGGACACCCGGAAGCAGATAGTGATAGGCAAGTGCTCCGGCGAAGAATGGCTTGATACCGCGCGCCAAGCTCATGAGCTTGGGTTAAGGAGCAACTGCACTATGCTCTTTGGACACGTGGAAAAGCCAGAGCACATCATTGACCATGTCATAAGGATAAGGGACCTCCACAAAAAGACAAAGGGCTTTACCACTTTTATCCCACTGAAATTCAGTCTTGAAAACACTGAGCTTGAGCAAAAGGGGCTTGTCACTGCCGAAAGCCCATCAACCTACGATCTTCGCGTGGTAGCAGTGTCGCGATTGTTGCTAGCAAACGTGCTGAACAACATTTCGGTGTACTGGGTGGCGCTTGGCAAAAAAGTCGCCCAAGTGGCGCTCTCATACGGCGGGAACGACATGGTCGGCACTGCGTTCTCTGAGGAGATATTCAAAGCGGCAGGCAAGGAGACAGGCACATCGACACAGGAGCTGGCAAGCCTGATCAAAGAGATCAAGCGCATCCCAGCTCAGCGTGACACGTTCTTTAATATCATTCGCAGACTGGATTAG
- a CDS encoding nucleotidyltransferase domain-containing protein, producing the protein MSSSSSVSPQEFEVIKKCIVKVAKGCAVVAACFYGSRVAGYARPDSDIDVLVVLENYPYVVKYVYFSESGVKLSALAVDRAALERDAKNAFLGEFVVGRLLHIYEPITNADFFAQVEQAYKRRVILEEVQDIVCLTGVLGTEIIFPLEYVVFSKIRRRMSLYPSAAYSYYKTYASSNERNLEFALGGYRRALADIVSEDRELFAARQDGLLQVSGKRVFVEGGQTRLKLTKRLQEFSSYFVHTYAGRKIMHLAVSEAESKIRRHHTGKDVEMPYFMACPKGAYWTLPEGRLIVGSRDWLGDLGYSVARKKRLGNVNSRTVLYMLEDGRKVVVKELAKSKAVKWAALSLWTAPVKRFRVDPLFRLGSEYKAIRYIRSLGLRTPAIEAVVLDRKILVTQFIEGRTLASVIKDYIRGRGDDIALIGKAGAQIARIHSAGSTLGNVKPKNVIASSGSGDQYFTDVEQFMFQAGDPAWDLAQFISWGLKGTSNSSMAAKITREFLKGYVDIAGYGNVARLAKSRRYIESFYPVLAPSVARAIKKEIKEIAK; encoded by the coding sequence ATGTCTAGTAGCAGTAGCGTTTCCCCGCAAGAGTTCGAAGTTATCAAGAAATGCATCGTCAAGGTCGCAAAGGGCTGCGCTGTAGTCGCCGCATGCTTTTATGGTTCCAGAGTCGCAGGTTATGCCCGGCCTGACAGCGACATTGACGTACTGGTCGTCCTTGAGAACTATCCTTACGTGGTCAAGTACGTCTATTTCAGCGAGTCCGGCGTAAAGCTGTCCGCGCTTGCAGTCGACCGCGCGGCGCTAGAGCGCGATGCAAAAAACGCTTTTCTCGGCGAGTTTGTAGTGGGCCGTCTGCTGCACATCTACGAGCCCATTACCAACGCAGATTTTTTTGCGCAGGTCGAGCAGGCTTACAAGCGGCGCGTCATTTTGGAGGAGGTGCAGGACATTGTGTGTTTGACGGGCGTGCTGGGCACAGAGATCATTTTTCCTTTGGAGTATGTGGTATTTTCCAAGATAAGGCGCAGGATGTCGCTGTACCCAAGCGCGGCGTATAGCTACTACAAGACCTACGCTTCTTCAAACGAGCGCAATCTTGAATTTGCACTTGGAGGCTACCGCAGGGCGCTTGCAGATATTGTCTCAGAAGACAGAGAACTTTTTGCTGCAAGGCAAGACGGGCTTTTGCAGGTGTCTGGCAAACGCGTCTTTGTGGAAGGAGGCCAGACGCGTCTCAAGCTTACAAAGAGACTACAGGAATTCAGCTCGTACTTTGTGCACACCTACGCAGGAAGGAAGATCATGCACCTTGCAGTCAGCGAGGCCGAGTCCAAGATAAGGCGCCACCACACAGGCAAGGATGTAGAAATGCCCTATTTCATGGCATGCCCAAAAGGAGCATATTGGACGCTGCCAGAGGGCAGGCTAATAGTCGGCAGCAGGGACTGGCTGGGCGACCTCGGCTATTCAGTGGCGAGAAAAAAGCGCCTTGGTAATGTCAATAGCAGGACGGTGCTGTACATGCTAGAGGATGGGCGCAAGGTTGTAGTAAAAGAGCTTGCAAAATCAAAGGCGGTGAAATGGGCTGCACTGAGCCTGTGGACTGCGCCAGTGAAAAGGTTCAGGGTCGATCCGCTCTTCCGGCTTGGCTCGGAATACAAGGCAATCCGGTATATAAGGAGCCTCGGCCTGCGCACGCCAGCGATAGAGGCAGTGGTCCTTGACAGGAAGATCCTCGTAACGCAGTTTATCGAGGGTAGGACCCTTGCTAGCGTAATAAAGGACTACATCAGAGGCAGGGGCGACGACATTGCGCTTATCGGGAAAGCAGGCGCGCAGATTGCAAGGATCCACAGCGCCGGCTCTACTCTTGGCAACGTAAAGCCCAAGAACGTGATTGCCAGCAGTGGCAGCGGCGACCAATATTTCACCGACGTAGAGCAGTTTATGTTTCAGGCTGGCGACCCAGCATGGGACCTTGCCCAGTTTATAAGCTGGGGCCTAAAGGGCACCAGCAACAGCAGCATGGCAGCGAAAATAACAAGGGAATTCCTGAAAGGATATGTCGATATTGCCGGTTATGGCAATGTCGCACGCCTTGCCAAGAGCAGGCGCTATATCGAGTCGTTCTATCCCGTGCTGGCGCCGTCGGTGGCACGTGCGATCAAAAAAGAGATTAAAGAAATTGCAAAATAG
- a CDS encoding signal recognition particle receptor subunit alpha — MFDNLREGLRGALKKIVGASDINEEIIDSLCKDVQRALLQSDVNVRLVLSITQNLKERALKEQPPKGLSRKDHIVTILYGELAKMLGYSGEVIKTIDKAQEDERSLATSFFNPGKQNIVLMLGIQGSGKTTVTAKLARWLTKHGYRVGVIGADTWRPGALTQLKMNCSKINVEVYGEEDAKDAVAIARNGLKHFEDQKLDVIIIDTAGRHKEEEGLLQEMTEMHKVVTPDLVLLVIDATIGQSAFKQAEAFHKAAPVGGIVLTKLDGTAKGGGALAASAATGAKVMFIGTGERIDDLEQFSPTRFVGRLLGMGDIKALLEMAKGLELQADEDQVKRIAKGKMTIEDFYAQMDSASKMGFRNIIENLGMGGMIKEDKVEEMQVKMERWRFIIQSMTKEEKKDPNIINESRRKRIARGCGLTEGDIKEMIKQYNTSKDIIKHNKGRGGLGDLFRRFGGNLG, encoded by the coding sequence ATGTTTGACAACCTGCGCGAAGGCCTCCGCGGAGCCCTGAAGAAAATAGTGGGGGCCTCTGATATCAACGAGGAGATCATCGACTCACTGTGCAAGGACGTCCAGCGGGCACTGCTCCAGTCGGATGTCAACGTGCGTCTTGTGCTCTCTATCACCCAGAATCTCAAGGAGAGGGCACTGAAGGAGCAGCCGCCAAAGGGGCTCTCCCGCAAGGATCACATTGTAACGATATTGTATGGCGAGCTTGCCAAGATGCTCGGCTACTCTGGCGAGGTCATCAAGACTATCGATAAGGCCCAAGAAGACGAACGTTCACTTGCAACATCATTCTTCAACCCCGGTAAGCAGAATATCGTCCTCATGCTGGGCATTCAGGGCAGCGGCAAGACCACGGTGACTGCCAAGCTGGCAAGATGGCTCACAAAGCATGGCTACAGGGTAGGAGTGATCGGGGCAGACACCTGGCGCCCTGGCGCGCTGACTCAGCTGAAAATGAACTGCAGCAAGATAAACGTTGAAGTGTACGGCGAGGAGGATGCCAAGGATGCAGTGGCGATAGCCAGAAACGGCCTCAAGCACTTTGAGGATCAAAAACTCGACGTCATTATCATAGACACCGCCGGAAGGCACAAGGAAGAAGAGGGCCTGCTGCAGGAGATGACAGAAATGCACAAGGTAGTGACCCCTGACCTTGTGTTGCTGGTCATTGATGCAACTATAGGCCAGTCGGCGTTCAAGCAGGCAGAAGCCTTCCACAAGGCCGCCCCTGTCGGAGGCATCGTCCTTACAAAGCTCGACGGCACTGCAAAAGGTGGTGGCGCGCTTGCAGCATCTGCCGCGACAGGCGCCAAGGTAATGTTTATCGGCACCGGCGAGCGCATCGATGATCTAGAGCAATTCTCGCCAACACGCTTTGTAGGCAGGCTGCTTGGCATGGGCGACATCAAGGCGCTGCTAGAGATGGCAAAGGGGCTTGAACTCCAAGCAGACGAGGATCAGGTAAAGCGCATAGCAAAGGGCAAGATGACTATCGAGGACTTTTACGCTCAGATGGACTCGGCAAGCAAGATGGGATTTAGGAACATCATTGAGAACCTTGGTATGGGCGGAATGATCAAGGAGGACAAGGTCGAGGAGATGCAGGTCAAGATGGAGAGGTGGCGCTTTATCATCCAGTCGATGACAAAGGAGGAAAAGAAAGACCCAAATATCATCAACGAGTCGAGAAGAAAGCGCATCGCAAGAGGCTGCGGCCTGACCGAAGGCGACATCAAGGAGATGATAAAGCAGTACAACACTTCAAAGGACATCATCAAGCACAACAAGGGAAGGGGCGGTCTGGGCGACCTATTCAGAAGGTTTGGCGGCAATCTTGGCTGA
- a CDS encoding tRNA pseudouridine(54/55) synthase Pus10 has product MADAQAILLLLRQYKLCRRCFERNNAAGGGRSKPDRRQCYICRGLMDSIDSIVDKIIGAVRDYEFETFVIGATLPTQIYEREDAMRARLKIRGRESVKNQLTKELGMRLARLIRKKAEYMKPDLTVSLVIDKENNVDVAVKSRPLMLSGRYVKKSRGVPQKQDRCPDCEGRGCSSCNNTGGLSGNGSVEGVIAKGLVEMTGGQAPKFSWIGSEDQSSLVLGSGRPFYARIYNPKKRKLKRSRISGSGVVATLSVIEEEDEPDLQPRFKVKTRIHAKCEKELTKDDMKKLGSLAGAEVSYENRSKMATKKIYSAWARRINDNQFSLTMVADGGMMIKQFVGGEEYMKPNISEILGKKCECVGFDILDVSLQQ; this is encoded by the coding sequence TTGGCTGATGCCCAGGCAATTTTGCTGTTGTTAAGGCAATACAAACTCTGCAGGCGATGTTTTGAAAGAAATAATGCTGCCGGAGGCGGCAGATCAAAGCCTGACCGCCGGCAATGCTACATCTGCCGCGGCCTGATGGACAGCATTGACTCGATAGTGGATAAGATAATTGGTGCCGTCAGGGACTACGAGTTTGAGACGTTCGTCATCGGCGCCACCCTGCCAACCCAGATTTACGAGCGGGAAGACGCCATGAGGGCGCGCCTTAAAATCCGTGGCAGGGAGAGCGTCAAGAACCAGCTGACAAAGGAGCTTGGGATGCGGCTCGCCCGTCTGATTAGAAAAAAAGCCGAGTACATGAAGCCCGACCTCACGGTAAGCCTTGTCATAGACAAGGAAAACAATGTTGATGTTGCAGTCAAGTCAAGGCCGCTTATGCTGTCTGGCCGGTACGTCAAAAAGTCAAGGGGCGTGCCGCAAAAGCAGGACAGGTGCCCAGACTGCGAAGGCCGGGGCTGCAGCTCATGCAATAATACCGGCGGCCTGTCGGGCAACGGTAGCGTCGAAGGTGTCATCGCAAAGGGACTTGTGGAAATGACAGGGGGGCAGGCACCGAAATTTTCGTGGATCGGAAGCGAGGACCAGAGCAGCCTTGTGCTTGGAAGCGGCAGGCCGTTTTATGCCCGCATCTATAACCCCAAAAAAAGAAAATTGAAAAGGAGCAGAATCAGTGGCAGCGGCGTCGTGGCAACGCTGTCTGTAATCGAAGAAGAGGACGAGCCGGATCTCCAGCCGCGCTTTAAGGTCAAGACAAGGATCCATGCAAAATGCGAAAAAGAGCTGACAAAAGACGACATGAAAAAACTTGGCTCGCTTGCCGGTGCAGAGGTAAGTTATGAGAACAGGTCAAAGATGGCGACAAAAAAGATCTACTCGGCCTGGGCCCGCCGGATCAATGACAACCAATTTTCACTCACCATGGTCGCAGACGGCGGCATGATGATAAAGCAATTTGTGGGCGGTGAAGAGTACATGAAGCCAAACATTTCAGAAATTCTTGGAAAAAAGTGCGAATGCGTCGGGTTTGACATACTTGACGTATCACTTCAGCAGTAA
- a CDS encoding 30S ribosomal protein S24e, producing the protein MSAQEIVTLEDRRNSLLNRREVKALFKGAAGKLKKTEAAEKMAGQLNVDKKQVIPINLVCHTGMTDVHAVFYVYDDEKEAAKQLPRYRLLRTLPKEERKKIIDEEKATKLKAKQEAAASKGAAAGGAKK; encoded by the coding sequence TTGTCTGCTCAGGAAATTGTGACGCTGGAAGACCGCAGGAACTCGCTTTTGAACAGGCGCGAGGTAAAGGCGCTGTTCAAGGGAGCCGCCGGCAAGCTCAAAAAGACCGAGGCGGCGGAAAAGATGGCCGGCCAGCTCAATGTCGATAAAAAGCAGGTCATACCGATAAACCTCGTATGCCACACAGGCATGACCGACGTTCACGCCGTATTCTATGTCTATGACGACGAAAAGGAGGCGGCAAAGCAGCTCCCGCGCTACAGGTTACTGCGAACACTGCCAAAGGAAGAGAGAAAAAAGATAATAGATGAAGAAAAGGCGACCAAGCTCAAGGCCAAGCAGGAAGCGGCAGCTTCCAAGGGCGCCGCTGCTGGAGGTGCCAAGAAGTAA
- a CDS encoding P-loop NTPase family protein: MIDIAMIPTVKEQGFVMGDVIKSVDELCVARQEAAEGKRPQYILIFIDEINRFVPRRGGSNSASSSVAEQIVRMVITGRSRGTILFSGSS; encoded by the coding sequence GTGATTGACATTGCCATGATCCCGACGGTGAAAGAGCAGGGGTTCGTCATGGGCGACGTCATAAAGAGCGTCGATGAGCTCTGTGTTGCAAGGCAAGAGGCAGCAGAAGGCAAAAGGCCGCAGTATATCCTGATATTTATCGATGAAATAAACAGGTTCGTCCCGAGGCGGGGCGGCAGCAACAGCGCGTCTTCTTCGGTGGCAGAACAGATCGTGAGGATGGTCATAACGGGCAGGTCGAGGGGGACGATCCTGTTTTCGGGCAGCAGTTAA
- a CDS encoding menaquinone biosynthesis decarboxylase produces MPFESLGEYIEALEQAGQLKRVKAKVSPNLEIAEIMRRLMYSDGPAVLFENVEGSSMQVLGNAFGNMKRLEIALETQDFTEIGRRITELTKMKMPSGMLNKLKMLPKLSEISEYGPKYVDNGPVNEVVETDNKASLNSMPVLKSFAGDAGRFITFGLTVTKHPETEIRNFGVYRIQIIDDRHAIMHWQTHKRGAQHYKMMKEQGKKIEVAIVVGADPATVFSAVAPVPEGMDKYLFSGITRKKGVKLVKCRTVDLDVPANAEIVLEGYVDPNDIRMEGPFGDHTGYYTPAEPFPTFTLTGIMRRSRPIYLTTVVGKPILEDAFIGKVIERSFLPLIQMFHPEVVDFAMPAAGWFQGLAIMSIKKQYPGQAKKVMMGLWGMGQLALTKMFIVVDSDINVHDMNDVIWAVTTRADPARDTIIINNTPTDTLDPASPLVNLGSKLGIDATTKWKEEGYMREIQELAVVDEETKALVDRKWPEYFNGT; encoded by the coding sequence ATGCCCTTTGAAAGCCTCGGCGAATACATTGAAGCTCTGGAGCAGGCTGGACAGCTTAAGCGGGTCAAGGCGAAGGTCAGCCCGAACTTGGAGATAGCCGAGATCATGCGCCGGCTGATGTATTCCGACGGCCCTGCGGTGCTCTTTGAGAACGTTGAGGGCTCGAGCATGCAGGTCCTTGGCAACGCGTTTGGCAACATGAAGAGGCTTGAAATTGCGCTTGAAACCCAAGACTTTACCGAGATTGGAAGGCGCATCACCGAGCTTACGAAAATGAAGATGCCATCAGGCATGCTCAACAAGCTAAAGATGTTGCCCAAGCTGTCGGAAATAAGCGAGTACGGCCCCAAGTATGTCGACAATGGGCCTGTCAATGAAGTCGTAGAAACTGACAACAAGGCATCACTCAACTCGATGCCAGTTTTGAAATCGTTCGCCGGCGACGCCGGGCGCTTCATCACTTTTGGCCTTACTGTCACAAAGCATCCTGAGACTGAAATCCGCAATTTCGGCGTCTATAGGATTCAGATAATAGATGACAGGCACGCGATAATGCACTGGCAGACGCACAAGCGCGGCGCACAGCACTACAAAATGATGAAGGAGCAGGGCAAAAAGATCGAAGTCGCGATTGTGGTCGGCGCGGACCCTGCAACCGTTTTCAGCGCAGTGGCGCCTGTGCCCGAAGGCATGGACAAGTACCTATTCTCCGGTATCACCAGAAAGAAGGGGGTCAAACTGGTAAAGTGCAGGACAGTCGATCTCGACGTGCCTGCAAATGCAGAGATCGTGCTTGAAGGGTACGTCGATCCAAACGACATCAGGATGGAGGGGCCGTTTGGCGACCACACCGGCTACTACACGCCGGCAGAGCCGTTCCCCACGTTCACGCTTACAGGGATAATGAGGCGCAGCAGGCCAATCTACCTCACGACCGTGGTGGGCAAGCCGATCCTAGAAGACGCCTTCATCGGCAAGGTAATCGAGCGTTCCTTCCTCCCGCTCATCCAGATGTTCCACCCAGAGGTGGTCGACTTTGCCATGCCGGCCGCCGGCTGGTTCCAAGGCCTTGCGATAATGTCTATAAAGAAGCAGTACCCCGGGCAGGCAAAAAAAGTAATGATGGGGCTTTGGGGCATGGGGCAGCTGGCTCTGACCAAGATGTTCATAGTAGTCGACAGCGACATCAACGTGCACGACATGAACGACGTGATATGGGCGGTGACCACCCGGGCAGACCCGGCGCGCGATACCATCATCATTAACAACACGCCTACAGACACGCTCGACCCGGCGTCGCCGCTTGTGAATCTGGGATCAAAGCTCGGCATCGACGCTACGACAAAATGGAAGGAGGAAGGCTACATGAGAGAAATCCAAGAGCTCGCAGTGGTCGACGAAGAGACAAAGGCGCTGGTCGATAGAAAGTGGCCCGAGTACTTTAATGGTACTTGA
- a CDS encoding ATP-binding cassette domain-containing protein: MLEARNLRKYFPVKKSFRQLLQKSGPDFVKAVDDVSFTLKMGKVLVLAGESGSGKTTVARLVMRATDPDSGSIIFEGKDVTHYAGSQLKEFRTAVHMIYQDPYASLNPRMKIMDIVREPLDIHDKTSSKEQKAEKVLSALRDVRLEPAEEIAGRFPHMLSGGQRQRVAIARALVLRPRLIVADEPVSMLDVSVRGEILELMQSLKERFNISYIYITHDLSTARYVGDILAIMNTGKIVEVGPIDRVLSDPYHPYTKALIGAIPEPPSV, encoded by the coding sequence TTGCTTGAAGCAAGAAACCTCAGAAAGTATTTTCCAGTAAAGAAAAGTTTCCGCCAGCTTCTGCAGAAATCTGGCCCGGACTTCGTCAAGGCCGTGGATGACGTCAGCTTTACCCTTAAAATGGGAAAGGTGCTAGTGCTTGCAGGGGAATCCGGGTCTGGCAAAACAACAGTCGCAAGATTGGTGATGCGTGCTACCGACCCCGATAGCGGCTCGATAATATTTGAAGGAAAGGATGTCACCCATTACGCTGGCAGCCAGCTCAAAGAGTTCCGCACGGCAGTCCACATGATCTATCAGGATCCTTATGCTTCGCTCAACCCTCGCATGAAGATAATGGATATTGTCAGGGAGCCGCTTGACATCCACGACAAGACAAGCTCGAAAGAGCAAAAGGCAGAAAAGGTCCTGTCAGCACTCCGCGACGTCCGGCTCGAGCCGGCAGAAGAAATAGCCGGCCGGTTCCCGCACATGCTGTCAGGAGGCCAGAGGCAGAGGGTCGCGATAGCAAGGGCGCTCGTTCTCCGGCCGCGGCTCATCGTTGCAGACGAGCCCGTGTCGATGCTTGACGTGTCAGTCAGGGGCGAGATACTGGAACTGATGCAGAGCCTGAAGGAGAGGTTCAACATTTCCTACATCTACATAACGCACGATCTGTCGACTGCACGCTATGTCGGTGACATCCTAGCTATAATGAATACCGGCAAGATAGTCGAAGTGGGCCCGATAGACAGGGTCCTCTCGGACCCATACCATCCCTATACTAAGGCCCTTATTGGTGCTATACCTGAGCCACCAAGTGTATGA